Proteins encoded in a region of the Anopheles ziemanni chromosome 2, idAnoZiCoDA_A2_x.2, whole genome shotgun sequence genome:
- the LOC131293884 gene encoding uncharacterized protein LOC131293884 yields the protein MCKPFVVFAVLCGVAFCAAYPYPYPQNAFMYYRSAYPMMAFPQLQQSAMYQHAMFQNQRLRNYRRSASSGVAAFAAGDNVATGTQLLKADCRPADPVFPSVQSFADAYPAEALAPENEIPEADEGGLLEPESTATSELDFPSEDESAPQDDTFGGFAPPAPVAPVVPQPSVSDKRKKKVTVQLDSASTEDDQDDQADETSFGTRRGGSGNRPAPANAGPMFPVTFGSTNGGAIAIANSYSTGKGGSATSHATAYGSPASVPEERRRSVIAQQQQQLQARNSRPAKLRTKY from the exons ATGTGCAAACCTTTCGTTGTGTTCGCTGTGCTCTGTGGAGTGGCGTTCTGTGCGGCCTACCCATATCCTTATCCTCAGAATG CGTTCATGTACTACCGTAGCGCCTACCCGATGATGGCCTTTCCGCAGCTACAACAGAGCGCCATGTATCAGCACGCGATGTTCCAGAATCAGCGATTGCGTAACTACCGCCGATCGGCTTCAAGCGGCGTGGCAGCGTTTGCCGCCGGAGACAATGTGGCCACCGGAACGCAGCTCCTGAAAG CCGACTGCCGGCCCGCAGATCCCGTCTTTCCATCGGTGCAGTCGTTCGCAGATGCCTACCCGGCCGAAGCGCTGGCGCCGGAGAACGAAATCCCGGAAGCTGACGAAGGCGGTCTGCTAGAACCGGAATCGACCGCCACCAGCGAGTTGGACTTCCCGAGCGAGGATGAGAGTGCCCCGCAAGATGACACCTTCGGTGGATTCGCTCCGCCAGCCCCGGTTGCCCCGGTGGTGCCCCAACCGTCCGTCTCCGACAAACGCAAGAAGAAAGTTACCGTGCAGCTGGATTCGGCCTCCACCGAGGACGATCAAGACGATCAGGCCGATGAGACGAGCTTCGGAACGCGCCGTGGAGGCAGTGGAAACCGCCCTGCACCGGCCAACGCTGGTCCGATGTTTCCGGTAACGTTCGGTAGCACCAACGGGGGTGCCATCGCGATTGCCAACAGTTACAGCACCGGCAAGGGAGGTTCGGCGACCAGCCACGCCACCGCCTACGGTAGCCCAGCTTCCGTCCCGGAGGAACGACGACGATCCGTCATtgcccagcagcaacagcagctgcaGGCACGCAACAGCCGGCCGGCGAAACTGCGCACGAAATACTAG